From a region of the Deinococcus planocerae genome:
- a CDS encoding single-stranded DNA-binding protein, protein MQIEFRSDLGAKVLVDVPDERALEDTLRKYGRLGWTSGEVPPGGYQFPYDNFSDFDWSLIGARRWTNPEGDVLIIHRGQAYKIRELEAVDSRKMKLPAAVKISRGAKSTDQEHVREKADGEFEYVTLAIFRGGKRQERYALPRQGAPTPDAAD, encoded by the coding sequence ATGCAAATTGAATTTCGCAGCGACCTCGGCGCGAAGGTTCTGGTGGACGTCCCGGACGAGCGGGCGCTGGAGGACACCCTCAGAAAATACGGCCGTTTGGGGTGGACCAGCGGCGAGGTGCCGCCCGGTGGGTATCAGTTCCCCTACGACAATTTCTCCGATTTCGACTGGAGCTTGATCGGGGCCAGGAGGTGGACCAATCCGGAGGGTGACGTCCTGATCATCCATCGGGGGCAGGCGTACAAGATTCGAGAACTGGAGGCGGTGGACTCACGCAAGATGAAGCTGCCTGCGGCAGTCAAGATCAGCCGGGGCGCGAAGAGTACGGATCAGGAGCATGTGCGTGAGAAAGCGGACGGCGAGTTCGAGTACGTGACGCTGGCGATCTTCCGGGGGGGCAAGCGGCAGGAGCGCTACGCCCTGCCCCGGC